One Gemmatimonadaceae bacterium DNA segment encodes these proteins:
- a CDS encoding tetratricopeptide repeat protein, translating into MSNTPFLSSEEYDERAHQLYNEGQYDEALDVLREGLALYPNSVELHIGVGYAYHAREEYAWARRSFEEALVLDPEHEDALAGLGETLLRFGQLPAALRSFRRTLELGYEDDVELMLQIGRALFREGLIEDSREYFETAARQSPESAEAVSCIGYAQHRQGDDDAAIATLRRALKIDEDHTEARIYLGNIFYDKGDYEAALYHLDRSTPDDHWDELGIWRLIELKKMVYRLRDSDPELKPWEDRLAELAGEPDDIDEMLAEIEARAAEAADTDARGQLELFGVLLSSFVKDKTAEPEAHCITVDEDHSFEGTWEEILVKMSEAHGNGTAESLREFMVNEARRGFSLTGQLISTEDAESFIRGSADAGLLRILR; encoded by the coding sequence ATGTCAAATACCCCGTTCCTGAGTTCCGAGGAGTACGATGAAAGAGCGCATCAACTGTACAACGAAGGGCAGTACGACGAGGCGTTAGACGTACTTCGCGAAGGGCTCGCGCTCTACCCGAATTCGGTAGAGCTTCACATTGGCGTTGGGTATGCTTACCACGCCCGTGAGGAATACGCATGGGCGAGAAGGAGCTTCGAAGAGGCGCTGGTTCTCGATCCCGAGCACGAGGATGCCCTCGCCGGGCTGGGTGAAACGCTGCTCAGATTCGGTCAGCTGCCGGCGGCGCTGAGGAGCTTTCGGCGGACGCTCGAGCTGGGCTACGAAGACGACGTCGAGCTCATGCTGCAGATTGGCAGGGCCCTGTTTCGCGAAGGCCTTATCGAAGACTCCCGCGAATACTTCGAAACGGCGGCACGACAGTCACCGGAGTCTGCTGAAGCAGTCTCGTGCATCGGTTACGCTCAGCATCGGCAGGGCGACGACGATGCAGCTATTGCCACTCTTCGCCGCGCGCTGAAGATCGACGAAGACCACACCGAAGCACGTATTTACCTCGGCAATATTTTCTACGACAAGGGTGACTACGAGGCGGCCCTGTACCATCTCGATCGGTCAACGCCCGACGACCACTGGGACGAGCTTGGCATCTGGCGGCTCATCGAGCTGAAAAAGATGGTATATCGTTTGCGAGACAGCGACCCCGAGCTCAAGCCCTGGGAAGACCGTCTTGCAGAGCTCGCGGGTGAGCCGGATGATATCGACGAGATGCTGGCGGAAATCGAAGCCAGGGCGGCCGAAGCAGCCGACACCGACGCGCGCGGACAACTCGAGCTGTTTGGTGTGCTGCTGAGCAGTTTCGTCAAGGACAAGACCGCAGAGCCCGAAGCGCATTGCATCACCGTCGACGAGGATCACTCGTTCGAGGGCACATGGGAGGAGATTCTGGTCAAGATGAGTGAGGCACATGGAAACGGCACCGCGGAATCATTGAGGGAATTCATGGTGAACGAAGCTCGGCGTGGTTTTTCCCTCACGGGCCAGCTCATCTCTACCGAGGATGCTGAGAGCTTCATTCGCGGAAGTGCCGACGCCGGACTTCTGCGGATTTTGAGATGA
- a CDS encoding DUF1003 domain-containing protein — protein sequence MNNNESGEGVGESPLEAMAPEVTGQANPERRARRSARMHTTFQAIKAQHSGGQTRMQIIAEGLTNLGSSTGFFVFHVIAFSAWILLNSGIGGMPAYDPYPFGLLTMVVSLEAIFLSIFVLMSQSRESKIGELREELTLQVNLRIEEEVTKTLHLVAGLYTRLGHTIGEDPELKEMLKPLDPERMEREVTDQIHAAIPRLRFRKKRRR from the coding sequence ATGAACAATAACGAGAGCGGAGAGGGCGTGGGTGAATCGCCCCTGGAGGCTATGGCACCGGAGGTAACGGGGCAGGCGAATCCGGAGCGCAGAGCGCGCCGCAGCGCCCGGATGCACACCACCTTCCAGGCCATCAAGGCGCAGCATTCCGGTGGTCAGACGCGGATGCAGATCATCGCCGAAGGACTCACGAACCTCGGAAGCTCGACCGGGTTTTTTGTCTTCCACGTAATCGCCTTCAGCGCGTGGATCCTGCTGAACTCCGGTATCGGAGGAATGCCGGCCTACGATCCGTATCCATTCGGACTGCTTACGATGGTCGTTTCTCTTGAGGCCATCTTTCTTTCGATCTTCGTGCTCATGAGCCAGAGTCGCGAATCCAAAATCGGTGAGCTGCGCGAGGAGCTGACGTTACAGGTGAATCTTCGGATCGAAGAGGAGGTCACCAAGACACTTCACCTTGTGGCTGGCCTTTACACCCGCCTTGGCCACACGATTGGCGAAGATCCAGAGCTGAAGGAAATGCTGAAACCGCTCGATCCCGAGCGCATGGAGCGGGAGGTTACGGACCAGATCCATGCGGCGATTCCTCGACTGCGCTTCAGAAAAAAACGGCGTCGGTGA
- a CDS encoding DUF393 domain-containing protein — MTVPVVRFTVRGAEVGADAPTSGSPGRPYTVVYDGFCNVCKKLVGVLARWDSRGDLEILPSQTAGLSARFPWIPAKAYLESVQVIDNKTGKTAQGAAAIEQLIDALPKGKLITWIFSVPLVRPAAEKFYRWFARNRYHLGCGEHCQLREQKMDFPE; from the coding sequence ATGACGGTCCCGGTTGTGAGGTTTACCGTTCGTGGCGCGGAAGTCGGGGCTGACGCGCCGACGTCTGGCTCGCCGGGGCGGCCGTACACCGTCGTGTACGATGGATTCTGCAATGTCTGCAAGAAACTCGTTGGAGTTCTTGCACGGTGGGACAGCCGCGGTGATCTCGAGATACTCCCCTCGCAGACTGCCGGTTTATCGGCACGCTTTCCATGGATTCCCGCGAAGGCGTACCTCGAATCGGTCCAGGTAATCGACAACAAAACCGGAAAGACAGCTCAGGGAGCGGCCGCGATCGAGCAGCTTATCGATGCGCTGCCCAAGGGAAAACTCATTACCTGGATTTTTTCAGTTCCTCTGGTGCGTCCGGCTGCCGAGAAATTCTATCGATGGTTTGCCCGCAATCGGTATCACCTGGGGTGTGGGGAGCATTGCCAGCTGCGCGAGCAGAAGATGGATTTTCCCGAATAG
- a CDS encoding agmatine deiminase family protein codes for MPAEWEPHDATWIAWPHHEPDWPGKMGAIPWVYAEIVRALHRFERVEILCNDEDLLESASAVLAAHDVSPRGYRLHVVPTDRVWLRDSAPTFVWNPLGQVEGMNWRFNAWAKYDNYTRDEKVGTAIARIAGLPRVVAERPDDLSPLVLEGGGIETDGAGSLLVTEEWLLSDVQIRNAGLDRAAYERAFARYLGATNVLWLGKGCVGDDTHGHIDDIARFAAPGVVLLAYEPNASDSNHRQSVDNLKRLEAAASRAPLRIVKLPYPRPVIMEGQRLPASYANFYIANGIVIVPTFNDPMDRVALRIIAAEFPGREIVGIHSLDLVWGLGTLHCLSQQQPSARKITSRRSGQVRNDFR; via the coding sequence ATGCCCGCCGAATGGGAACCGCACGACGCAACGTGGATTGCCTGGCCTCATCACGAGCCCGACTGGCCCGGAAAAATGGGCGCGATACCATGGGTGTACGCGGAGATCGTGCGCGCACTGCACCGATTTGAGCGAGTCGAAATTCTCTGTAATGACGAAGACCTCCTCGAGAGCGCGAGCGCGGTGCTGGCGGCGCACGATGTTTCGCCCCGCGGCTACCGGCTCCATGTGGTTCCCACCGATCGCGTTTGGTTGCGGGACTCTGCCCCGACATTCGTATGGAATCCACTGGGTCAAGTCGAAGGCATGAACTGGCGGTTCAACGCCTGGGCGAAGTACGACAACTACACACGGGACGAAAAAGTCGGCACGGCAATCGCCCGGATCGCGGGCCTCCCGCGCGTGGTCGCGGAGCGCCCCGACGACCTTTCGCCGCTGGTTCTCGAAGGAGGTGGCATCGAGACCGACGGTGCGGGCTCCCTGCTGGTGACCGAGGAGTGGTTGCTAAGCGACGTTCAGATCCGCAATGCCGGTCTGGACCGCGCCGCTTATGAACGTGCATTCGCCAGATACCTCGGCGCTACCAACGTCCTGTGGCTCGGCAAGGGCTGCGTTGGTGACGACACTCATGGCCATATCGACGACATCGCAAGGTTTGCCGCACCAGGTGTTGTCCTGCTGGCTTACGAGCCAAACGCCAGCGATTCGAACCACCGGCAGTCGGTTGACAATCTGAAGAGACTTGAAGCAGCGGCGTCACGAGCGCCGCTCAGGATCGTAAAGCTGCCATACCCGCGCCCGGTGATCATGGAAGGACAACGGCTTCCGGCGAGCTACGCGAACTTCTACATCGCAAACGGAATTGTCATCGTGCCGACTTTTAACGATCCAATGGACCGCGTGGCGTTGCGCATCATCGCAGCGGAGTTTCCCGGACGCGAGATCGTCGGTATACACTCGCTCGACCTGGTGTGGGGCCTCGGAACTCTTCATTGCCTGTCTCAGCAGCAGCCCTCCGCCCGCAAAATTACTTCTCGCCGGTCAGGACAGGTGAGGAACGATTTTCGCTAA
- a CDS encoding NAD-dependent epimerase/dehydratase family protein: MKVLVTGGTGVVGEAVVTELVQRGHHVRLLSRNAADDINQWSDNVEAWPASIADPGKVRGSADGCDLVLHVAGIVAESPPESTFESVNVAGTLNMVREAERASCGRFIYVSSLGAGKGESEYHTSKRDAEKHVRAFSGGWMVLRPGNVYGPGDEVVSLLLKMMRILPAIPVINGGDDLFQPVWVGDLATAITAAAERPDLHGQTLNLAGSETTSTNDLVRRFSDITGRDPVHVPIPGFVASAGSALAELVGLPLPVNASQITMLREGNVIDDPADNALITVFGITPMTLGEGLKKLAHIQPEQLPEDGIGSLKRKRIWADISGSRLSPEQLFERFARDFNDATPGIVDAEIEPGTQCELHQGATLTMSLPLRGNVQVRVQEATATKATLITLSGHPLAGCVRFLSEARGDAVRFEAQVYDRPASLPSWFAMTAVGGAVQKRTWEALVERMVTESGGAAPLGVQNEEETLNEAQADLIEDWLKELVRERKRAETVAATL, encoded by the coding sequence ATGAAGGTGCTTGTCACCGGTGGGACCGGTGTTGTCGGAGAAGCGGTCGTGACCGAGCTCGTTCAGCGCGGCCATCATGTCCGCCTGTTGAGCCGTAATGCTGCCGACGATATCAACCAGTGGTCTGACAACGTGGAAGCCTGGCCGGCGAGCATTGCCGACCCCGGGAAAGTGCGCGGGAGCGCCGACGGATGCGATCTCGTACTGCACGTCGCGGGAATAGTGGCCGAATCGCCACCAGAATCCACTTTTGAAAGCGTCAACGTTGCGGGAACGCTCAACATGGTGCGGGAAGCCGAACGCGCTTCCTGCGGACGTTTCATCTACGTGTCGTCGCTTGGCGCGGGCAAGGGCGAGTCTGAATACCACACCTCGAAGCGCGACGCCGAGAAACACGTCAGGGCGTTCAGTGGTGGATGGATGGTACTGCGACCGGGGAATGTATATGGACCCGGTGACGAAGTGGTCTCGCTGCTGCTGAAGATGATGAGAATACTGCCCGCGATCCCGGTGATAAATGGGGGCGACGACCTCTTCCAGCCGGTGTGGGTTGGCGATCTCGCCACGGCCATAACGGCTGCTGCCGAGCGACCTGATCTGCATGGACAAACGCTCAACCTCGCGGGGAGCGAAACGACATCGACCAACGATCTCGTGCGTCGGTTCTCCGATATCACCGGCCGTGATCCAGTGCACGTGCCTATCCCCGGCTTTGTCGCCAGCGCGGGTAGTGCACTGGCCGAACTGGTTGGCCTTCCGCTGCCGGTGAACGCGAGTCAGATCACGATGTTGCGCGAAGGAAATGTCATTGATGATCCGGCCGATAACGCTCTGATCACTGTATTCGGCATTACCCCCATGACGCTCGGCGAGGGTCTGAAAAAGCTCGCCCATATTCAGCCGGAACAGCTACCTGAAGATGGTATCGGATCGTTGAAGCGGAAACGCATCTGGGCAGACATCAGCGGAAGCAGACTTTCGCCGGAGCAGCTCTTCGAGCGCTTTGCTCGCGATTTCAACGACGCGACACCCGGAATCGTCGATGCCGAGATCGAGCCCGGCACCCAGTGTGAATTACACCAGGGCGCCACGCTCACCATGTCTCTTCCGTTGCGAGGAAACGTTCAGGTGCGGGTTCAGGAAGCCACCGCGACGAAGGCGACACTGATCACTCTGTCGGGTCATCCGCTGGCCGGCTGCGTGCGGTTTCTTTCCGAGGCGCGGGGCGATGCGGTGCGGTTCGAAGCGCAGGTGTACGATCGGCCGGCGTCTCTGCCCTCCTGGTTTGCGATGACGGCCGTGGGCGGCGCGGTGCAGAAGCGCACATGGGAGGCGCTCGTAGAGCGGATGGTTACAGAGAGCGGCGGAGCGGCGCCACTTGGTGTTCAGAACGAGGAAGAGACACTCAATGAAGCTCAGGCAGACTTGATCGAGGACTGGCTGAAAGAGCTGGTGCGCGAGCGAAAACGGGCTGAGACTGTCGCTGCTACGTTGTAA
- a CDS encoding OsmC family protein, translated as MKITLVADDAIRLEQTGGPMTIEAVSSDQFYSPFHMLASGLAFCTYSVLTSWAAHAKLDAGDLVTEVKWSFAEQPHRVGSMDVKIIWASLPEARVAAAKRTAALCAIHATLTHSPTITATVER; from the coding sequence ATGAAGATCACACTCGTTGCCGACGATGCCATTCGACTGGAGCAGACCGGCGGGCCAATGACCATCGAGGCCGTGTCCTCCGATCAGTTCTACTCGCCCTTCCACATGCTCGCCAGTGGACTGGCGTTCTGTACGTACTCGGTTCTTACATCGTGGGCGGCCCACGCGAAGCTCGATGCCGGCGATCTGGTGACCGAGGTGAAGTGGTCATTCGCCGAGCAACCGCACCGCGTGGGTTCGATGGACGTGAAGATCATCTGGGCGTCGCTGCCGGAGGCAAGGGTCGCTGCGGCAAAGCGCACCGCCGCCCTCTGCGCGATCCACGCTACGCTCACTCATTCACCGACGATTACGGCAACCGTTGAGCGATGA
- a CDS encoding aminotransferase class V-fold PLP-dependent enzyme, with the protein MSSVHLWSVVPLFRITSFFEPVTDTLLEFRDEFPILSHTTYLVSNSLGPMPRSVPDRLAEYGREWGEKGVKAWSRGWWEMPVNAGDEIAPLINAGKGEVVMMPNVTIAQTAVASAIDYGGPRDTIVMTELDFPSVLYSYHEMAKRFGARVVVVRSGDGISIDAEELLAAIDERTRLVAISHVLFKSAFINDADAICAHAHNMGALVSLDAFHSVGVIPVDVRQSDVDFLAGGVLKWLCGGPGGCFLYVSPRVRDVLAPALTGWQAHSRPFAFEARMEYATGAFRWLNGTPVIPALYAAVEGPRILRQAGIGAIRAKSVRQTTRLIELADARGYRVNAPRDANRRGGTVAIDTDHGYEVAQVLLSRNILVDYRAGVGIRIAPFFFNRDDEVEAAVAAIDDALKTGEWKRFAGHNHVVT; encoded by the coding sequence ATGTCATCTGTCCATCTGTGGTCAGTTGTTCCGCTGTTCCGTATTACCTCTTTCTTCGAACCAGTGACCGACACCCTGCTCGAATTTCGCGACGAGTTCCCCATCCTCTCGCATACCACGTACCTGGTCTCCAACTCGCTCGGCCCCATGCCGCGCTCCGTCCCGGACCGGCTGGCGGAGTATGGCCGCGAATGGGGCGAAAAGGGCGTCAAGGCGTGGTCGCGAGGCTGGTGGGAGATGCCGGTAAATGCCGGCGACGAGATCGCGCCGCTCATCAACGCAGGCAAAGGCGAAGTCGTGATGATGCCGAACGTCACCATTGCCCAGACAGCGGTGGCATCGGCAATCGATTACGGCGGCCCGCGCGATACCATCGTGATGACCGAGCTGGATTTTCCATCTGTGCTGTACTCGTATCATGAAATGGCGAAACGGTTTGGTGCTCGCGTAGTGGTCGTGAGGTCCGGCGATGGTATCAGCATCGATGCGGAGGAGCTGCTTGCCGCAATCGACGAGCGGACCAGGCTGGTCGCCATTTCGCACGTTCTGTTCAAGTCGGCCTTCATCAACGACGCCGACGCCATCTGCGCGCACGCGCATAATATGGGAGCCCTTGTATCTCTCGATGCATTTCATTCGGTTGGCGTCATTCCGGTCGACGTAAGGCAGAGCGATGTTGACTTCCTTGCCGGGGGCGTACTCAAATGGCTGTGCGGTGGGCCGGGGGGATGTTTTCTGTATGTGTCGCCGCGCGTGCGCGACGTTCTCGCACCGGCTCTTACAGGCTGGCAGGCACACAGCCGGCCTTTCGCGTTCGAAGCCCGGATGGAGTACGCCACAGGTGCATTCCGCTGGCTCAATGGCACCCCCGTGATTCCGGCACTCTACGCGGCGGTGGAAGGGCCGCGTATTTTGAGGCAGGCCGGCATCGGCGCGATCCGCGCCAAGAGCGTGCGCCAGACAACAAGACTCATCGAGCTTGCTGATGCCCGCGGCTACAGGGTCAATGCCCCCCGTGATGCCAACCGGCGAGGGGGGACAGTCGCCATCGATACCGATCATGGTTACGAAGTCGCGCAGGTATTGCTTTCCAGAAACATTCTCGTGGACTACCGGGCCGGCGTCGGAATCCGGATAGCTCCCTTCTTCTTCAACCGGGACGATGAAGTCGAAGCCGCCGTCGCCGCAATCGATGATGCCCTGAAGACGGGTGAATGGAAGCGCTTCGCCGGCCATAATCACGTAGTGACCTGA
- a CDS encoding carbon-nitrogen hydrolase translates to MTTPIGVGLIQEAVTSDAAVNIDRAMERVREAASRGAQIICLQELFNSPYFCKSQKSERFDIAEPIPGPTVDRMQKLAQQLEVVLVVPLFERQAAGVYRNSAAIIDADGSLLGVYHKMHIPDDPLFNEKYYFAPGDSHRSHDGDHKGSHGFRVWNTRYARIGVLICWDQWYPEAARINALLGAEILFYPTAIGWHPAEKAEFGQAQVDAWRTSQRAHAIANGVFVAAPNRVGHEDDEPGTDGIEFFGQSFICDPFGRILSEAGTRPAVLVAECDRRLIEETRRNWPFLRDRRIDAYAPILNRYIG, encoded by the coding sequence ATGACCACACCGATAGGCGTAGGCCTCATCCAGGAGGCAGTGACTTCCGACGCGGCGGTAAACATCGACCGTGCGATGGAGCGTGTTCGTGAAGCAGCATCGAGGGGCGCGCAGATCATCTGCCTGCAGGAGCTATTCAATTCCCCCTACTTCTGTAAGTCCCAGAAGAGTGAAAGGTTCGACATCGCCGAACCGATCCCGGGGCCGACGGTCGATCGGATGCAGAAGCTCGCCCAGCAGCTCGAAGTCGTGCTCGTCGTACCGCTTTTTGAGCGCCAGGCGGCAGGCGTCTACCGCAATTCAGCGGCGATTATCGATGCCGACGGCTCTTTGCTGGGCGTGTACCACAAGATGCACATCCCCGACGATCCGCTGTTCAACGAGAAATACTATTTCGCTCCTGGCGATTCGCATCGGTCGCACGATGGCGATCATAAGGGGTCCCATGGATTTCGGGTGTGGAATACCCGGTACGCCAGGATCGGCGTGTTGATCTGCTGGGATCAGTGGTACCCGGAAGCCGCGCGCATCAACGCGCTGCTCGGCGCTGAAATTCTTTTCTATCCCACCGCGATCGGATGGCACCCGGCGGAGAAGGCAGAATTCGGACAGGCTCAGGTCGATGCGTGGCGCACCTCGCAACGCGCGCATGCCATCGCCAACGGTGTATTCGTCGCTGCTCCCAACCGCGTCGGGCACGAAGACGATGAACCGGGTACCGACGGAATCGAGTTTTTCGGACAGTCATTCATCTGCGATCCCTTTGGTCGCATTCTCTCCGAAGCCGGCACCAGGCCCGCGGTTCTCGTCGCGGAGTGCGACCGCCGGCTGATAGAGGAAACGCGCCGCAACTGGCCGTTCCTTCGCGACCGGCGGATCGACGCATACGCGCCCATTCTGAATCGGTACATCGGATGA
- the acnA gene encoding aconitate hydratase AcnA: MTHPNSFGSKSTLEVGGRQFTIFRLEALDSLSDGNAARLPFSLKILLENLLRNEDGKFVRPADIEALARWDVTASTEKEIAFRTARVLLQDFTGVPAVVDLAAMRDALAKLGGDPTKINPLQPVDLVIDHSVQVDEYGSDAAFLINAGLEFERNQERYAFLRWGQKALRNFRVVPPDTGIVHQINLEYLAQAVFTQTDGGETTAYPDSLVGTDSHTTMINGLGVLGWGVGGIEAEAAMLGQPVSMLIPEVIGFKLKGKLPAGTTATDLVLTVTQILRQKKVVGKFVEFFGAGLSTLSLADRATIANMAPEYGATMGFFPIDAETVKYLRFTGRDEAQVLLVEAYTKAQGLFRTDETPDPIFTSTLELDLGTVEASLAGPKRPQDRVPLKLAKKMFREALAADLERTGTMAGAAAAKQAMAVAASPQLSPSVIATSQDEQASLHSAIQVSMNGANFGLRHGAVVIAAITSCTNTSNPSVMLAAGLLARNAVAKGLRTKPWVKTSLAPGSKVVTDYFTAAGVLDALSELRFNVVGYGCTTCIGNSGPLPQPVADAIEENKLVVAAVLSGNRNFEGRINPLTRFNYLASPPLVVAYALAGRMDIDFHTEPIGLGSDGPVFLRDIWPEANEVEEEILRSVKAEMFREQYANVFHGDDQWRGLPVLEGDLYSWDANSTYVKNPPFFDGITIEPPGVRQITGARVLALLGDSITTDHISPAGSIPAASPAGKWLIEQGVKTTDFNSYGARRGNHEVMMRGTFANIRLRNELAPGTEGGWTSVTPGGDPQTIYDASMEYQRNGVPLVIVAGKEYGTGSSRDWAAKGTLLLGVRAVIAESFERIHRSNLVGMGVLPLELVEGATRTSLGLTGFETFEIAGMSNEMKPRSTLAVRATDPTGAVKEFPALSRIDTPEEMSYYRHGGILPYVLRQLVAG, from the coding sequence ATGACACACCCGAATTCCTTCGGCAGCAAGTCCACGCTCGAGGTCGGTGGACGTCAATTCACGATCTTCCGGCTCGAGGCCCTCGACTCCCTCTCGGACGGCAACGCCGCCCGGCTGCCCTTCAGTCTCAAGATACTGCTCGAAAATCTTCTGAGAAACGAAGACGGAAAATTCGTCCGGCCAGCCGATATCGAGGCGCTCGCCAGATGGGACGTTACGGCGAGCACCGAGAAGGAGATTGCGTTCCGCACGGCCCGTGTGCTCCTCCAGGATTTCACGGGAGTGCCCGCAGTAGTCGATCTCGCAGCGATGCGCGACGCACTCGCAAAGCTTGGCGGCGACCCCACGAAGATCAATCCGCTTCAGCCTGTTGACCTCGTGATCGATCACTCGGTACAAGTCGACGAGTACGGATCAGACGCTGCGTTTCTGATAAATGCCGGCCTCGAGTTCGAGCGCAATCAGGAGCGGTACGCTTTTCTGCGCTGGGGGCAAAAAGCGCTCAGGAATTTTCGGGTAGTTCCGCCCGATACAGGCATCGTTCATCAGATAAATCTCGAATACCTCGCGCAGGCGGTGTTCACCCAGACCGATGGCGGCGAGACCACGGCGTATCCAGACTCACTCGTCGGTACCGACTCGCACACGACCATGATCAACGGCCTCGGCGTGCTGGGGTGGGGCGTAGGCGGTATCGAGGCCGAGGCGGCAATGCTCGGGCAGCCAGTTTCGATGCTGATTCCCGAGGTAATCGGCTTCAAGCTCAAGGGCAAACTGCCGGCCGGCACGACTGCCACCGATCTGGTCCTGACGGTGACGCAGATCCTCAGGCAAAAAAAGGTCGTCGGCAAGTTCGTCGAATTCTTCGGAGCCGGGCTTTCGACGCTCTCACTCGCCGACCGAGCCACGATTGCCAACATGGCACCCGAGTACGGCGCGACAATGGGTTTTTTCCCGATTGACGCGGAGACTGTCAAGTATCTCAGGTTCACTGGCCGGGATGAGGCGCAGGTGCTGCTCGTCGAAGCGTACACGAAAGCGCAGGGGCTTTTCCGAACCGATGAAACGCCTGATCCGATATTCACGAGCACACTCGAGCTGGACCTCGGCACCGTGGAAGCCAGTCTCGCTGGCCCCAAACGGCCCCAGGATCGGGTGCCGCTGAAACTCGCGAAGAAGATGTTTCGCGAGGCGCTGGCCGCGGATCTGGAGCGGACCGGTACGATGGCCGGCGCGGCAGCGGCGAAGCAGGCGATGGCAGTTGCCGCTTCACCACAGCTTTCCCCCAGCGTCATCGCTACTTCGCAGGACGAGCAGGCAAGCCTGCACTCTGCAATTCAGGTGTCGATGAACGGAGCAAACTTCGGGCTGAGACACGGCGCCGTCGTGATCGCTGCGATTACGAGCTGCACCAACACATCGAACCCGAGTGTGATGCTCGCGGCGGGACTGCTCGCGCGGAACGCAGTCGCAAAGGGCCTGCGAACAAAACCGTGGGTAAAAACCAGTCTCGCGCCGGGATCGAAAGTGGTGACCGATTACTTCACGGCGGCCGGCGTGCTGGATGCGCTATCAGAACTGCGTTTCAACGTCGTCGGTTACGGGTGTACCACCTGCATCGGCAATTCGGGACCGTTGCCGCAGCCAGTGGCCGATGCAATCGAGGAGAACAAGCTCGTCGTTGCTGCGGTTCTTTCAGGCAACCGGAATTTCGAGGGCCGGATAAATCCACTCACGCGGTTCAACTACCTGGCGTCGCCCCCGCTGGTGGTGGCCTACGCTCTCGCGGGACGGATGGACATCGATTTTCACACGGAGCCGATCGGGCTCGGGAGCGATGGTCCGGTTTTCCTTCGCGACATCTGGCCCGAGGCAAACGAGGTCGAGGAAGAGATACTCCGGTCCGTAAAAGCCGAAATGTTTCGTGAGCAATACGCAAACGTTTTTCATGGCGACGATCAGTGGCGCGGCCTGCCTGTTCTGGAAGGGGATCTCTATTCGTGGGACGCAAATTCGACCTACGTCAAGAATCCGCCGTTCTTCGACGGCATCACTATCGAGCCACCCGGGGTACGTCAGATCACTGGCGCGCGTGTGCTGGCGCTGCTCGGGGATTCCATCACGACCGATCATATCTCCCCTGCGGGGTCTATTCCGGCCGCGAGTCCGGCGGGGAAATGGCTCATCGAACAAGGCGTCAAGACCACGGATTTCAATTCCTACGGCGCCCGCCGCGGCAATCACGAAGTGATGATGCGCGGGACATTCGCCAACATCCGCCTGCGGAACGAGCTCGCACCGGGCACGGAAGGCGGGTGGACATCGGTGACGCCCGGAGGCGATCCCCAGACTATCTACGATGCATCGATGGAGTACCAGCGAAACGGCGTTCCCCTCGTGATCGTTGCCGGCAAGGAGTATGGCACGGGCTCGTCGCGCGACTGGGCGGCGAAAGGAACTCTGCTGCTGGGTGTACGGGCGGTGATCGCCGAGTCGTTCGAAAGAATTCACCGGTCGAATCTCGTTGGCATGGGTGTGCTGCCCCTCGAGCTTGTCGAAGGAGCGACAAGAACATCGCTCGGCCTCACAGGTTTCGAGACATTCGAGATTGCTGGAATGTCCAATGAAATGAAACCGCGGTCGACATTGGCAGTTCGCGCGACAGATCCGACCGGCGCGGTCAAGGAGTTTCCAGCTCTGTCGCGGATCGATACGCCCGAGGAGATGAGTTATTACCGGCACGGCGGAATTCTGCCGTACGTCCTTAGGCAGCTCGTGGCGGGTTAA
- a CDS encoding M28 family peptidase, protein MSSVSEALANAPVKPRRSILFVWHTAEEKGLLGARWFTEHPTVPRESIVAQLNLDMVGRGSASDITGGGPDYLQLVGSRRVSTQLGDIVEQVNAARARPFVFDYNYDANGHPERIYCRSDHYMYARYGIPVTFFTTGLHADYHQITDEPQYIDYDHMRRVADFVRDVTVRVANLDRPPRVDKPAGAPDAPCVQ, encoded by the coding sequence ATGTCATCGGTATCCGAGGCGCTGGCAAATGCGCCCGTCAAGCCAAGGCGATCAATCCTGTTTGTGTGGCATACCGCTGAAGAGAAAGGACTGCTGGGCGCCAGGTGGTTCACCGAACATCCAACCGTTCCGCGAGAATCGATTGTCGCTCAGCTCAACCTGGATATGGTCGGGAGGGGAAGCGCCTCGGACATCACCGGCGGCGGACCCGATTACCTGCAGCTCGTTGGCTCCCGACGCGTCTCGACGCAGCTGGGCGACATCGTCGAGCAGGTAAACGCTGCGCGGGCGCGCCCGTTCGTCTTCGACTATAACTACGACGCCAACGGACATCCCGAGAGGATTTATTGCCGGAGCGATCACTACATGTATGCGCGTTACGGAATCCCGGTAACGTTTTTCACGACCGGGCTTCATGCCGACTATCATCAGATAACCGATGAGCCGCAATACATCGACTACGACCACATGAGGCGTGTTGCCGATTTCGTGCGTGATGTGACGGTGCGAGTGGCAAATCTCGATCGGCCGCCGCGGGTGGACAAGCCAGCAGGCGCGCCGGATGCCCCATGCGTTCAGTGA